The following proteins are co-located in the Papaver somniferum cultivar HN1 unplaced genomic scaffold, ASM357369v1 unplaced-scaffold_128, whole genome shotgun sequence genome:
- the LOC113331930 gene encoding uncharacterized protein LOC113331930, translated as MSTSSGNNYDYYYSSSSSSSSDEDSKASVDKSEAKTTHDEGEKSSVPLNDRRVTYAELIKRKAEDDEAENRQRRRDRIRRRVQADEERRQFLDGVPSDSDADVSEEETAWVFTECMIKPDRYEREFRRTMKQIEAEAEAEEDSDSDDDLEARPYFIPDADSDEEEDSDGKSDESDDEKDSDDESGNSDESDDSNISSQDDPQSKREIEASISDNQKNSSSHNSRPKGIVRALARYRSAYAEADVRVVVDARRRRSGKSVTVVDVENSSTRVGEDSAESVEIEHMVHAREYPTAGLSFEAPMINNFPDNEVVGGFVIFKWDEMISNCEILRFNVGWIRHRIEIIKIHKATEAADTIFLTTALLEEEKMLALESARVEKAVQELRTKTKSFQKKLDRVAYRDYPLLDGFL; from the exons atgtCAACTTCCAGCGGCAACAATTACGATTATTAttactcctcttcctcctccagcTCCTCCGATGAGGATTCCAAAGCTTCTGTAGACAAATCGGAAGCTAAGACAACTCACGATGAGGGAGAGAAGTCTAGCGTACCCTTGAACGATCGCAGGGTCACTTATGCTGAACTTATAAAGAGGAaggctgaagatgatgaagccgaGAATCGTCAGCGCAGAAGGGATCGAATCCGGCGTCGAGTACAAGCGGATGAGGAGAGACGTCAATTCCTTGATGGGGTACCCTCTGACTCTGATGCTGATGTTTCTGAAGAGGAGACTGCGTGGGTATTTACAGAGTGCATGATCAAGCCTGACCGATACGAAAGAGAGTTTCGGAGGACCATGAAGCAAATTGAAGCCGaagctgaagcagaagaagacTCGGACTCAGATGATGATCTTGAGGCTCGTCCATACTTCATCCCTGACGCTGATTCCGATGAAGAGGAAGATAGCGATGGCAAATCTGATGAATCGGATGATGAGAAGGACAGTGATGACGAATCTGGAAATTCGGATGAgtctgacga CAGTaatatttcttctcaagatgatcctCAGTCGAAACGTGAAATAGAAGCGtccatctca GATAACCAGAAGAATTCTTCATCCCATAACTCGAGGCCTAAGGGGATTGTTAGAGCTCTTGCCCGTTACAGGTCGGCTTATGCTGAG gcggatgttcgtgtcgtcGTTGATGCCagaaggagaaggagtggaaagtcTGTGACCGTGGTTGACGTTGAAAACAGCAGCACCCGAGTTGGTGAAGACTCTGCAGAATCCGTAGAGATTGAACACATGGTTCACGCTCGTGAATATCCAACAGCTGGACTATCGTTTGAAGCTCCTATGATCAATAATTTCCCGGACAATGAGGTGGTTGGTGGATTCGTCATCTTCAA gtgggatgagatgatttcgaaTTGCGAGATATTGCGGTTCAATGTAGGATGGATTCGTCATCGGATCGAGATAATCAAGATTCATAAGGCGACGGAGGCTGCTGATACGATTTTTCTGACCACTGCTTTACTAGAGGAGGAGAAGATGCTCGCTTTGGAGTCGGCCCGGGTTGAGAAGGCGGTGCAGGAATTGAGGacgaaaaccaaaagttttcagaagaagcttgacaggGTTGCTTACAGAGATTACCCATTGTTGGATGGTTtcctctga
- the LOC113331809 gene encoding uncharacterized protein LOC113331809: MVFFDFNVPYLEPEKTEKPLPDSNGKKNTRLKIAVKAMELGYSGVAYNRCMKGVMSDNDRCTIYLFPLSSLLKASPTLSDSVKFHRELLKVPLNTPFRQYTRLTVTVENIVQAGVLNSGNPVLKTYDLVAVKPSNQTVFDHVCKVSEVDLIAIDFSERLPFRLKLPMVKAAIERGIYFEIMYSHLISDIQARRQIVTNAKLLVDWTRGKNIIFTSGASSVNELRGPYDVANLSSLLGLSMERAKAATSKNCRALIARALRKKKFYKEAVRVEKIPSCQQVDTKEPWFADCNNWDEISSGEGDIQLDDIAKFFAASNKVPKTSKAIDFASVTKELPSYGMRLNDWWPAGENKSQPQEDTPISDAKSDESHDMDKISKQPDGPDVVPFSHRKSLFSTCIEHQTSSTPIFSTDGKQGETTIFYEESSHKVYEVPDATEIVQHDTPSQDCISIIDVDPMLPDNVVSGLSFVRESGTSFSCQANPMGQGSIGSLLTLKDHEHTTTIDDLVFPMETPPGLSTHKESDSFPQIGNSEVLNSSDDAMGADAVNMEKIVSEPKERKQIDLVSAGCDMPIVIGEPEEIQNSCDAKVLPANDKPVECHTNMQVDAAFFADEVSQKDSFVEMEKHAQEVMIEMSSTARDESTSGKGRVRRAAFPAFPFPLHRVFKPIIFKKNIRNRETRVKGCKVSP; the protein is encoded by the exons ATGGTGTTCTTTGATTTCAATGTTCCATATCTAGAAccagaaaaaacagaaaaacccTTACCAGACAGTAATggaaagaaaaacacaagattgAAAATAGCAGTAAAAGCAATGGAATTAGGTTACAGTGGAGTAGCTTATAATAGATGTATGAAAGGAGTTATGTCAGATAATGATCGTTGTACAATTTATCTATTCCCGCTTTCTTCATTGCTAAAAGCTTCTCCAACTCTATCTGATTCTGTTAAATTTCATAGAGAACTGTTGAAGGTTCCATTGAATACTCCTTTTCGTCAGTATACTAGGTTAACAGTTACTGTTGAGAATATTGTTCAAGCTGGTGTTTTAAATTCAGGAAATCCTGTTTTGAAAACTTATGATTTGGTAGCTGTTAAGCCTTCGAACCAGACTGTATTTGACCACGTCTGCAAAGTTTCTGAGGTGGATTTAATTGCTATTGATTTCTCGGAGAGGTTACCTTTTCGGTTGAAGCTTCCCATGGTTAAAGCTGCAATTGAG CGAGGGATATACTTCGAAATAATGTATTCACATCTTATCTCTGATATTCAAGCAAGGAGGCAAATTGTTACAAATGCTAAG CTATTAGTGGATTGGACACGAGGAAAAAACATCATTTTTACAAGTGGTGCGTCCTCTGTTAATGAACTTAGAGGACCTTATGATGTAGCAAATCTGTCCTCTTTGCTTGGCCTCTCTATGGAACGTGCAAAAGCTGCAACTTCAAAGAACTGCAG GGCTTTAATTGCTCGAGCACTTAGGAAAAAAAAGTTCTACAAAGAAGCCGTTAGAGTCGAAAAAATTCCATCTTGTCAACAAGTAGATACGAAGGAGCCTTGGTTTGCTGACTGTAATAACTGGGATGAAATCTCCAGCGGTGAAGGAGATATTCAATTGGATGATATTGCAAAGTTTTTTGCTGCCTCTAATAAAGTTCCAAAAACTTCAAAGGCAATTGATTTTGCATCAGTTACCAAAGAATTGCCATCTTATGGTATGAGATTAAATGACTGGTGGCCTGCTGGTGAAAACAAGTCACAACCGCAGGAAGATACACCTATTTCAGATGCCAAGTCTGATGAATCACACGACATGGACAAAATCTCCAAACAACCAGATGGACCTGACGTAGTTCCCTTTTCACATCGAAAGTCGCTATTTAGTACTTGTATAGAGCACCAAACCTCCAGTACTCCTATTTTTTCTACTGATGGAAAGCAAGGTGAAACTACCATATTTTATGAAGAAAGTTCACACAAGGTTTATGAAGTTCCGGATGCTACTGAAATAGTACAACATGATACGCCATCACAGGATTGTATCTCTATTATTGACGTGGATCCTATGTTACCTGATAATGTTGTGTCCGGCCTCTCTTTTGTGAGGGAAAGTGGAACTTCTTTCTCATGCCAAGCGAACCCCATGGGACAAGGTAGTATTGGGTCACTTTTAACATTGAAGGATCATGAGCATACTACCACGATAGATGATTTGGTGTTCCCAATGGAAACTCCCCCCGGCCTGTCCACTCACAAGGAGTCTGATAGTTTTCCTCAGATTGGAAATTCTGAGGTACTAAACAGCTCTGATGATGCTATGGGTGCAGATGCTGTGAACATGGAGAAAATTGTATCAGAACCGAAAGAAAGGAAGCAAATAGATTTAGTTTCAGCTGGATGTGATATGCCTATTGTCATAGGTGAACCGGAAGAAATACAGAACAGTTGTGATGCTAAAGTTCTACCAGCAAATGACAAGCCCGTGGAGTGTCACACTAATATGCAAGTGGACGCAGCTTTTTTTGCAGATGAAGTTTCACAAAAGGATTCTTTTGTAGAAATGGAAAAGCATGCACAAGAAGTGATGATTGAAATGAGTAGTACGGCACGTGATGAATCCACGTCAG GAAAAGGCCGAGTTCGGCGTGCAGCTTTCCCAGCTTTCCCATTTCCTCTACATCGCGTCTTCAAGCctataattttcaaaaaaaatataagaaatcgAGAAACAAGAGTAAAAGGTTGTAAGGTTTCTCCTTAG